The genomic window GCTGAACAGGCGCTGAGGCACGGTACCCTGCCCCCATGTCAGACAACGGGCAGGCGGCGGGACTGCGGTGGGGACTGCTGGGGGCGGCGCGCATTGCGCGGGCACTGATTCCGGCCATCCGGGCCAGTGGGGGCGAGGTCACGGCGCTGGGCGTGCGCGATCCGGCCTCGGTGCGGGCCCAGGCCTTCGCCGAGGAATGGGGAGTGCCGCTGCTCGGCGGCTATGACGCGGTGCTCGCGGCCGATGTGGACGCGGTCTACAACCCGCTGCCCAACGACCTGCACCGCCCGTGGACCCTGGCGGCGCTGCGGGCGGGCAAGCACGCCCTGACCGAGAAGCCGCTGACGCTGAACGCCGCCGAGGCGCAGGAGCTTGCGGACGCGGCGCAGGAGACGAACCGGGTGCTGCTGGAAGCCTTCGCGTACCGCTTTCATCCGCACATCACCCGTCTGCGTCAGATCGTGCGTGGCGGTGACCTGGGAGAAGTCCGGGCGGTGCACGCGGCCTTCGGTTTCGCGATGGACAATCCCGACGACTTCCGCTGGGACCCGGCCAGAGGCGGCGGCGCCCTGTACGACGTGGGCACCTATCCGGTCAATCTGATCCGGCTGTTGCTGGGCGAACCGCGCTCTGCCGTGGCCCGCGCCCGCTGGACGCCCGGTGGGATAGACATAGGACTGAGCGGCGTTCTGGAATACGGCGGGACCCTGGCCAGCCTGGACTGTGCCTTCGACTGGGGCAGCCCCTCCACGCAGCGTCTGACCGTGGTGGGTACGCACGCAACCCTGGATGTGGACGGGGTCTTCAGCAGCAACATGCAGGTGCCTGTCATCTTCAGGATCACGGACGCCGGGGGCGCACGCACCGAGGAATTTGCGCCCTTCAACGCCTACACCGCGATGGTCGGGCACTTTCAGCGGGTGGTGCGCGGCGAGGAGGCCGCCCTGTTTCCTCCCGGGGACAGCGTGAGGCACGCGCGGGTGATGGACGCGCTGTTTGAATCGGCACGCACGGGACAGCGGGCCGACATCGGGGAGCGGGGCCTGTAAAGGGCAGCCGGCAGCCGGCCACAGGTTCCGGGTTCTGGAGATGGGGCCCTGCGGCCTACCCCTCACGGAATCGGCCAGCGGATCGTGCCCGACTGGTCGGTGCGCCACACCCTGACCCCCGCCGCGCCCAAACGCCCCAGCACGTCCGGGTGGGGATGGCCGTAGGTGTTGCGGCCGACGCTGATCACCGCGTCGGTGGGGGCGGTCTGGCGCAGCAGCTCGGCGTCGGTGCTGAAGCGGCTGCCGTGGTGGGCGACCTTCAAAACATTGAGTTTGCCCACCCCGATCAGGTCCTCGGCCGGGTCGGGCAGGTCGCCCAGGATGGCCGTGCTCCATGCCCCCGACTGCACGCGCAGGGCCACGCTGTTCTCGTTGTCCTCGGTGCTCCAGACCCTACCCTCCGGCCACAGCACGCTCAGGTCCACTCCGTCCGAGCGGACGTGGTCGCCGCGCCGGACCTCGCGCACGGGCACGCCCTCTTCCCGGGCGGCGGCGAGGAGAGTGTCCAGCACCGGGTCGCCCGCCTTGTTGTGGCCGATCCACAGCTCGCCCACCGGCAGGGCGCGCAGCACGCTGTTCAGGCCCTCGATGTGGTCGGTGTCGGCGTGGGTGCCGACCACCACGTCGAGGTGGCGCACCCCCAGCGCCCGCAGCGCCGGGACCACCGTGCGGCCGCCCACGTCGTAGTCCGAGCCAACCGAGCCTCCGGCGTCCACGAGCACCGTCAGGTGGGGCAGCCGGATCAGGGTGGCGTCGCCCTGGCCCACGTCGAGGTAGACCATCTCGCGCGCGGGATGCAGGCGCGGGGGCAGCGCGAGCAGCAGCGCACAGGCCAGGACGGTTCCCAGCGCCACGGGCGCGCGGACGCGGCCCAGCAGCCACAGCACGCCCGCCCCGGCACATACGGCGTAGGCGACAAATCCAGCCGGGGAGACCTGTCCCCACGCCAGCACCGGGGCCTGACCAAATGCCTCCACGATGCCCAGCAGGCCAGCCGCCAGCGGCCCCACAAGCACATTGACCGGCGCGGCCAGCGGGCCGAGCAGGCCGGCCACGAAGCCCAGCGGCACCAGCGCGGCCATCACCACGCCCGCCGCGAGGTTGGCGGGCAGGCCCACCAGCGGCAGCTGGCCGAAGGTGGCGGCAATCACCGGCAGCGTGCCCAGCTCGGCGAGCACGCTGGCCACCAGCGCCAGCCGCAGCCACAGCGGCCAGCGTTCCGGCAGCCGCCGCGCCGCCCGGCCCGAGAGACTCAGGGCGAGCACCGCCAGAAACGACAGCTGAAAGCCGATGTCCAGCAGCCACATCGGAAACAGCAGCAAGCAGACCAGCGCAGCCAGGGCCGTGATGCCGATGGGATCGGGGCGACCGCGGCCCACCGCCAGCGCGAGCAGCACCACCCCGCCCATGACCACCGCGCGGGTGATGCTGGGCGAGACCCCCACCAGTACGAACAGGTAGGGAACGAGCAGCGCGGCAGGCAGGCCGTAGCGCCACGCGGGGGGCCAGCCCAGCCGGGTCAGCAGCCAGATCAGCACCCCCGTGATCAGCGCGACGTTCTGCCCCGACAGCGCCATCAGGTGGGCCAGCCCGGCGCGGTTGAAGGCGTCGCGGACACGGTAGCCCTGCGTGAACTCCTGCTGCCCGATGTCGTTGCGGTCGCCCAGTTCGATGGCGGTCATCAGCGCCGCCTCGCGCGTGGGCAGACCCGCCGTGAGGCCGCGGCGGAACCAGCCGCGCAGGCCGCGTTCCGGCTGCGAACCGCGCACCTGGGCGGCCACGAGCACCGCCGTCGGGGTGGGCACAAAGACCCCGCCCTGGGCCCGCAGCCACGCCGCCTGGTTAAAGCCGCCGGGCGTGCGCTGGCCTTCCGGGGCCACCAGACGCCCGCTGACGACCAGCGGCCCTGGCCTGACCAGTGGCTTGGGGGCAAGCACCAGCCGGGCACGCGGATCTCGCAGGTTCAGAAACTGGCCGTCCCACTCGCCGCTCAGCGTGACCTGTGCGCCGCGCCACGGCAGCAAGGGATCGGGCCGGGCCGCCACCAGCCGCTCCGATCCGAAACCCGCCGCCGCGCCGGCCAGCGCCAGCACGGCGAGCAGCGGGCGGGCGTCGCGCAGGGCCAGGACCATGCCCAGCAATAGGGTCAGCGCTCCCCACCACACGCCCAGCCCCAGCTGAATGCCGCCCATCACCCCGAACACGGCGGGCACCGACCACGCCAGCCGGCCCGCCCCCCCTGACGAGAAGCCGGGCCAGGACACCTAGAAGCCCACCAGTGGAGCCAGCGTGTTCAGGGTGGCCTCGCCCACCCCCTTTACAGCGTCCAGATCGGACAGCGAGCGCAGGGGGCGCGCGGCGATGATCCGGGCGGCCATCACCGGCCCGACCCGGGGCAGGGCCTCAAGCTGTTCCTCGGAGGCGGTGTTGAGGTTCAGGCGGCCCGAGATCAGCGGTTTCACGCTGGCGGTGGTCGGATACGTGGGCGGTTCGCTGGCTGCCGTTCGGGAGGCCGGTGCCGTGACCGGCGGCAGCGCCGCGCGGGTCACCGTGGGCACCTGCGGACGGGGCAGCAGCGCCGGCCCCAGCGCCAGCACGCTGACCAGCACCACGCCTGCTCCCAGTCCCAGGATCCAGCTGCGCTCGCTGTCCATTACGCGCCGCAGTGTAGGTCAGCGCCGGTGCCGGGGCGCGCAGATTTGAGCGGTGGCGTGGAGCGCTAGCTGCCCCGGTAGGTGCTGTACGACCACGGCGTCATCACCAGCGGCACGTGGTAGTGGGCGTCCGCGCGGCCCACCGTGAAACGCAACGTCACCACGTCCAGAAACGGTGGATCGGCTGCCGCCGCAAAGTCGGCGAAATACTCGGCCACAAAGAAGGTCAACTCGTAGGTGCCGCGCTGCAGCGCGCCGCGCTCTATGAGTGGAGCGTCGGTGCGGCCGTCGGCGTTGGTCACGGCCGCCGTGAGCCTGAGGCGTTCCTCTGCGTTCACCCGCCACAGTTCCACCCGCACGCCCTGTGCGGGGCGTCCCCGTGCGGTGTCCAGCACGTGGGTGCTGAGTCCGGCTCCAGCGTGGGCCGCCATCAGGCGCGCTCGACCCAGCCCTCGATCAGGCCGAAGGGTTCGGCGTCGGCGTGGAAGATGGTGTTGGGATTGTCCACACCGTAGCGTTCCAGGTTGTAGGGGATGTGGTGGCGGTTGGGAAACGAGAAGTGAATGCGGCTGATTTCCGGACAGCGGGTCAGCACTTCCTCGCCAAAGACGAACAGCAGGTTCTGCACGCTGGGCGAGTAGTGGTCGGGGAACTTGTCCATCAGGGCGTTCATGACGCGCTGCCACACGTCCTCGTAGTCGCAGCTCTCGGCTGCATATTCCCACTTGGCCGTCACCACCGTCGCCAGGATGCGGTCGTTGGTCTCGGGCAGCGAGGTGTACTGCTCTTTCAGGTAACCTTCCCAGCCGCTGTTGGTGGTCTTGAGCACGTACAGCTCGTCAATGCCGCTCGTGACCTTGAAGGTCTGGCCGTCGCCCTCGACCCAGGCGGTGTGCTTGGGCATCTGGCGCACAAAGGCGTGGTCGTGTTCCTGTCCGCCGCTGAGCATGCGGCCCCAGGTGTGTTCGGTGAAGTGGACGCTGCCCCCGGTGACCTTCGGGCCCGCCGAGACGAAATGGCGAATCAGGGCCTTGCCGAACTCCTCCACCGAAGTGGTGAGCTGATCCTTGGCCAGCGCATAGATGGTGTTGCGGACGGTATCGGTGGCGATCAGGTCGGTGTTGTCGCCGGCCACATGGGCGGCGTCGAAGTCGCCGGTCATCAGCGCCCGGACCCATACGTCCTTGATCTCGTGGCGCGGCTCGTCGCGGAACACCTTGAACAGGCGCACGTCGGCCTTGCCGTACTGGTTTTCGCCCATCCGGACCTGGGCGCGGGGGGGGTGCTGGGTCTGCGTCATCGTCGGTGCTCCTTGAAGTGTCCTGCGGCCTGGGGTCAGGCGATCAGGTCCAGAATGCGCAGCCGGGCGATGCGGCCGATCTCGTGCAGGGCGGCGGCGCGCTCCTGCTCGGGGGTGTTCTCCAGCCGGCGCCGGGCTCCCTCGAAGATGCCCGCCTTGTCGTGCTCGCGCACGCACACCACGTAGGGCAGCCCGAACCGGTCGTGATACGCCGCGTTCAGCCGGTTGAACTCGGCAAATTCCTCGGGGGTCAGGCGGTCCAGCCCCGCCGAGGCCTGCTCGTGGGCGCTCTCGGCGGTCAGCTCGCCGGCCAGCGCCGCCTTGCCGGCCAGATCCGGGTGGGCGCGGATCAGCCGCAACTGCGCGTCCTCGCTGTCGGCCTGCACGGCGTGGGCAAAGGCGGTGGCCACCGCCTCGGCGTCTGCAAATGGGCGCGCGGCCGCCGCCGCCCGGGCATACTGCGGCGAGTGTTCCAGCACCCCGGCAAAATATGCCGTGAACTCGGGGACGCTCAGGGCGTTGATCTCCGCCAGACTGTGGCGGTCGGCGGGGGCAGGGCTGTGGGTCAAGAGACACCTCCGGCAGCGGGAACGGCAGATGGATGCGGATAGATACTTAGAAGGCTAACTATTCGACACGGGCATCTTACGAAGCCGGGAGGGGGCTGTCAAGAGGTCGGGTCCACCGGGGCGGGGCAAAGGGTCCTGCCGGCGTGAAGCACGCACCGCCGCTGGAAGAGCACCGGGGGGTGCGGCCTGTGGCGGCGGTGGGCAGGCCTTGTCCTGTTCTCACCGCCCGCCACGGACCGCCGCGCGCCGTCAGCCGGACTGGCCGCCCTGGGGCGCGGGAATGACCGCCAGCGTGCAGCGTGAGACGCACACCGGCTTGCCGCGTTCGTCCACGAGTTCGATGCTCCAGACCTCGGTGGTGCGGCCCTGGAAGATGGGCGTGCCGGTAGCCGTCACCGTGCCCGAGGTCACGCCGCGCAGGTGGTTGGCATTGATTTCCAGTCCCACGGCGACCATGCCCCGCGCGCAGACATTCAGGTACGCGCCCACGCTCGCGACCGTCTCGGCCAGGGCGACGCTCGCGCCGCCGTGCAGCAGGCCCATGGGCTGGTGCACCCGGCTCTCCACCGGCATCTGCGCCACCACCCGCGTGCCGCTGGCCTCCAGGAAGATGATGCCCAGATGCTCAACCAGCGTGCCGCGGCCCTGCAACTCGTCCGGCAGAACCGGCGCGCCGCCGCTCACGGCGTGGCCCCGGAAGCGGCGGTGGGCCGCAGGATCAGGCAGGTGGTGGTGGCCGTGGCGTACAGCTTGCCTGAGTCGTCCAGAACCTGCGCGCTGGCGGTGGCGACCTGCCGCGATACGCTGAGCACCTCGCCAACCGCGCGCACCTCGCCCATGCCGAGCCGCAGCGGACGCAGGTATTTCACCGCCAGGTCCACGGTGGTGTAGCCGACCCCGGCGGGCAGCCGGGTATGGATGGCGCAGCCCAGCGCCGAGTCCAGCAGCGTGGCATACACGCCGCCATGGACGCTGCCGATGGGGTTGTAATGAAACTCCTCGGGCGTCATGCGAAAGGTCACCTGACCGGGCTGCACGTCGTGCTCGTCGCGGATGCGGAAACCCAGGGTCTGGCCGATGGGCGGCGCGGCAAAGTCACCGCGCGCCATGCCGCGCAGGTAGTCCAGCCCGCTCAGGTCCTGCGCGGCCCCGGCGCCGACCAGAGGATCAGCCCAGGTGTAGGTGCGGGTGCGCGGCGGGGAAGAGGACTGGGGAGTGGAATCGTCGGTGGGGGTGTCTTGCGTCAGGGTCATGGTTCTCCTCGAAGCTGCCGGGAAAGCAGGCGGGTCGCTGTGTCGCTCTGCCGAGCATCCTATCCAGAACAGACCGTGGTGGTCCGGATTCCAGAGTGCCCGCGGGGTGCATGAAGGACAGGGGCCGTAGGCGCACGCCGCAGCAAAGCCCTATACTGTTCGGGTTATGCGTACGGTGACGGTAGGAACGCGCGGCAGCACGCTTGCGCTCGCGCAAACCCACTGGGTGGTGGCCCGGCTGAAAGAGGAGTGGCCTGAAACGGACTTCCGGATTCAGACCATCAGCACGAAAGGGGACCGCAACCGCGACCGCCTGATCACCATGGCCCGTCAGGGGGACAAGGGCTTCTGGATCAAGGAGATCGAGGACGCCCTGCTGAGCAAGCGCATCGACATCGCGGTGCATTCGCTCAAGGACCTGCCCACCGCCCAGCCTCCGGAGCTGGAAATCGCCTCCATTCCCAAGCGGGTCGACGCCCGCGACGTGCTGATCGGCAAGGAGGGGCGCAAGAGCCTGGCCGAGCTGCCCCAGGGCGCGCGCGTGGGGACGAGCAGCATCCGCCGCAAGGCCTTTTTGAAGGCCTACCGCCCCGACCTGCAGGTCGTGGATCTGCGCGGCAACATCGACACGCGCCTGGCCGCGCTCGCCGGGGACGAGTACGACGCGATCATCCTGGCCGCCGCCGGACTCATTCGCACCGAGATGCGCCACCGCATCGACGAATTTATCGAGCCGGACCTGATGCTGCCCGCGCCCGGTCAGGGCGCCCTGGCCCTGGAGACCCGCGCCGAGGACGACCTGAGCGTGGAGGTCGTCTATGCCATTCACGACCACACCACCGACGACCGCATCACCGCCGAACGCGAGTTCCTGGCCGGTCTGGGGGCGGGGTGTATGGCCCCGGTGGGCGCGCACGCCACGGTCAAGGGCGGCATCCTGACGCTGGAGGGCTGGGTCGCGGCGCTGGACGGCGAGCAGGTGATCCGCGGCACGACCAGCGGCGAGGTCAGCGAGTGTGCCGACCTGGGGGCTGAACTCGCCGCCGACATGCTCGATCAGGGCGCACAGGCCCTGGTGGACGCGGCGCACGTGGAAATCGCGGGCTGAGGCCCCGGCCCGCCTGCCCCGAACTCAGGACCCCGAACTCAAGAAAAGCGAAAGGAAAAGGCGAGCCGGCTGACCGTTGCGCCGCCGGCCACGCGTTCCAATCGGGGCATGACCTCCTCTCCCATCCTGGACCTCGCCGGCCTGACGCTGGAAGTCAACCACCTGGCGCGCGGCGTGCGCTTCTACACGCAGGTGCTGGGCCTGCACCTGCGGCGGCATGATCCGGCAGCGGGCGTGGCCGAATTCACGGTCAACCCGCACCAGACACTGACCCTGTGGCAGCCCATCACCCGGCAGGCCAGCGACGAACGCCTCGCCCCCTTGAGGCCGCGCGGGGCCTCGCACCTGCACTACGCGTGGCAGATCGAACCCGACGATCTGGACGCCTGCAAACCGCTGCTGGACGCCCACGGCCTGGAGTGGCAGGAAATTGATCTGGGTACGCCGGACGCCCCCGACCGCACGCTGTACTTCTTCGATCCCTTTGGGCACGGCCTGGAGCTACGCGGCGTGAACCGCGCCGACGCACGGCGGCCGCACTTTCCGCCGCAACCGGTGGACCGTCCGGAATTCGCCCTGCCGGTCATGGGGCTGCGCGAGGTGGCGCTGGCCTTTGGGGACTACGCCGGCATGAGGGAGCGGCTGCCCGGCGCCTACGGCTTCGCCCTCGCCAAGGAACAGCCGGACCGCAATTTCGCCCAGTTCACGCTGGGGCCAGAGGCCGAACCGGACGGCGACGGCACCCCGCGCCGCTGGCTGTACGCCTGGGACCCGCAGGTGGGTCTGGCCGACATGCTGGGGGGCGACCACGCCCTGGTGCGTTTTTATGCCGATGTGGAGGCGGTGGCGCGCCGCGTGAAGGCCGAGGGGCTGCCCTGCATTCAGGACGCTCACGGGCTGGCGGTGCGTGACCCTGAGGGCCATGTGTTTGAATTCGTGGCCCCCACCTGAGCACGGCATAAGGGAGGGAACGCGGGAGCCCTGTAAAAGAGCCCCGGTCCCCTCTCCGGCCGCGCTCAGTACTGGCGGCCGAACAGAATCCGCTTGCCGTACGCGGCGGGCTTGCCGGTGTGAACGCACACGCCGCCCTCCTCGCGTTCGTTGAAGAACTCGGCGTCGTCCAGCGGCACGTTGCGCACGGTGGCCTTGGTGTCCTCCTTGATCTTGCGCTCGGATTCGGGGTCACCGCAGTGGAAGGCGCGCACCCACTTGCCGTCCTCGATGGCGGCCTTGAACTCGTCGTAGGTGTCCACCGTGACGGTGTTCTCCAGCATGAAGTCGGTGGCGCGCGCCAGCAGCCACGCCTGGATGCCGTCCAGCCGCTCCTGCATGCCGCCCACGGCGAGGTCGCGTTCCAGCGTTTCCTTGTCGTCCGAAGTGCGGTTCTTGACGACCACCACGCCCGCCTCCAGATCGCGCGGCCCCAGCTCGATGCGCACCGGCACGCCCTTGAGTTCCCAGTCGTTGTACTTGAAGCCGTTGGTCACGCCGTCGCGCTTGTCGACCTTCACGCGCAGGCCATTCTGGCGCAGCTGCGCGGCCAGCCGCTCGCCCTCGGCCACCATCTCGTCGAAGTTGTCCTTGCGGCCCACCGGCACGATCACCACCTGAATCGGGGCGATGCGGGGGGGCATCATCAGGCCCGCGTCGTCGCCGTGGGTCATGATCAGCGCGCCGATGATGCGGCTGGAAATGGCCCAGGAGGTCGTGTGGGCGTAGTCCTCCTTCTGGTCGCGGGTCTGGAACTTCACGTCGAAGGCCCGGCTGAAGTTCTGGCCCAGGTAGTGCGAGGTGCCGCTTTGCAGCGCCTTGCCGTCGCGCATCATGCCCTCGATGGAGTAGGTCGCCACCGCCCCGGCAAAGCGCTCGGAGGCCGACTTCTCGCCGCGCACCACCGGCAGCGCGAGCACGTCACGGCAGAACTCGTGGTACAGGTCCAGGATGGTCCGCACCTCGGCGCGGGCCTCGGCCTCGTCCGCGTGGGCGGTGTGGCCCTCGTGCCAGTAGAACTCGGAGGTGCGCAGGAAAGCCTTGGTCCGCAGTTCGGCGCGGAACACGCTGCCCCACTGGTAGTGGAGGAAGGGCAGGTCGCGGTAGCTGTTGAGCCAGCCCGACCACATGTGCCCGATGATCGTCTCGGAGGTGGGACGCATCACGTACGGCTCGGCGAGTTCCTCGGTGCCGATCTTGTTCACCGTGAACAGCTCGGGCGCGAAGCCCTCGACGTGGTCGGCCTCGCGGGCGATGAAGTTCATGGGAATCAGGGTGGGAAAGATCAGCGATTCATGGCCGGTGGCCTTGAAGCGGTCGTCCAGCCAGCGCACGATGTTCTCCCACAACGCCGAGCCGTAGGGCTTGACCACCATCGCGCCCGCCACCGGGCTGTTGTCGGCGAGATCGGCCTTCTTGACCACCTCGTTGTACCAGTCGTTGAAATCCACGCTCTGGGGGGTCACGCCGTACTGCTGCGCCTTCTTGTCCTGCCCCTTGCCCTTGTTCCCGCCGCCATCCTTCGTCATGGCAGGCATGATAGCCGCCGGGCAGGCCTGGGCCTCCGGGGCGCGGTGGGGACCGGGCCAGGGGTCTCTCAATATTCGGTAACGACGCGCCCATCTGCCGCAGACAGGCCGGGCGTAGCGTGGACCCATGACACAGAATGACAGCGCACAGGCCGGCCAGATCACCGAGCGCATCGCCCAGGAGCTCAAGCAGCGTCTGGACCAGGGCGGCGAGCATCTGCAGGTCAAGGACAGCAACGGCGAGCACGTGGGGACCGTGGATCACCTGGAAGGCGACCGCGTGAAGCTGACCAAGAGCGACAGCAGCGACGGTCAGCACCACTACGTGCCGCTTTCCCAGGTGGAAAGCATGGACGGCGTGGCGGTGTACCTCAACGTCACCCGTGACGAGCTTCAGCGCGGCAGCTGAGCCGGACGAACCGCAGCGGCCCACATCCCCTTTCTCCTCTTCTGTCTCCGGTACCTACCGGGCCATAGGTCATGTGTGTTCCCGGGCGGTGTTGGCGGCGCTCCGGTGGGCTACACTGGGAGGCTGAGAGGACGCGCCGGGTTCAACCCAGGCGACCCTGAGGGAGGTTGGGAAGAATGGCGGAAAGAGACATTGACAAGTTGCTGTCCATGACGGACAGCAAGTACCGTTTGAGCGTGGTGACGGCCAAGCGTGCCCTGCAGTTGCGCTCGGGTGCGCCCAGCGTGTTGCCGGTAGAGCAGCGGGTGCGCACGCGCAATCTGGTGACCCAGGCCATGCGCGAGCTGGCGACCGGTCAGCTGACCGTGGGCACCGATCTGATGGACGAGAGCCGTTTTCATCAGGACTACGTGCGCCAGCGCCAGGCCCAGTTGCAGGCTCAGCTGAGCGCCGAGCGCGAGCGCGAACGCGAGTAAACACCTAGGCACGCAGGAAGAGGGCGGCTGACAGGAAATGGTCCTGTCCGCCGCCCTCTTTTGGGTTCCCTGACCGGGGGCAGGCACGCGGCACGCAGGCATCCGGTCAGGAGGCCCGCCGCGCCGCTCTATCGTGGGGTCCATGCTGACCGCCTTTGCCGTGCTGCTGTGTGCCACGGCCCTGCTTGCCTACCTCAACGAGCGCTTCCTGCATTTTCCGACCACCGTGGGCGTCACCCTGGCCGGAGCGCTGGCAAGCATCGGGTTGATCGCGCTGGACGCCCTGGGCGTGGTGCCCGGGGTGCGCGGCTGGGCGGCGGATCTGCTCAAGACCCTGAACTTCACCGACTTTGTGCTCAACGGGATTCTCAGCATCCTGCTGTTCGCGGGGGCCCTGAGCCTGGACGCGGGCCAGATGCTGCGTCAGCGCGGCAGCATTCTGCTGCTCGCCTTTCTCAGCACCCTGATCAGCACCTTCCTGATCGGG from Deinococcus aerophilus includes these protein-coding regions:
- a CDS encoding Gfo/Idh/MocA family protein encodes the protein MSDNGQAAGLRWGLLGAARIARALIPAIRASGGEVTALGVRDPASVRAQAFAEEWGVPLLGGYDAVLAADVDAVYNPLPNDLHRPWTLAALRAGKHALTEKPLTLNAAEAQELADAAQETNRVLLEAFAYRFHPHITRLRQIVRGGDLGEVRAVHAAFGFAMDNPDDFRWDPARGGGALYDVGTYPVNLIRLLLGEPRSAVARARWTPGGIDIGLSGVLEYGGTLASLDCAFDWGSPSTQRLTVVGTHATLDVDGVFSSNMQVPVIFRITDAGGARTEEFAPFNAYTAMVGHFQRVVRGEEAALFPPGDSVRHARVMDALFESARTGQRADIGERGL
- a CDS encoding DNA internalization-related competence protein ComEC/Rec2, translated to MGGIQLGLGVWWGALTLLLGMVLALRDARPLLAVLALAGAAAGFGSERLVAARPDPLLPWRGAQVTLSGEWDGQFLNLRDPRARLVLAPKPLVRPGPLVVSGRLVAPEGQRTPGGFNQAAWLRAQGGVFVPTPTAVLVAAQVRGSQPERGLRGWFRRGLTAGLPTREAALMTAIELGDRNDIGQQEFTQGYRVRDAFNRAGLAHLMALSGQNVALITGVLIWLLTRLGWPPAWRYGLPAALLVPYLFVLVGVSPSITRAVVMGGVVLLALAVGRGRPDPIGITALAALVCLLLFPMWLLDIGFQLSFLAVLALSLSGRAARRLPERWPLWLRLALVASVLAELGTLPVIAATFGQLPLVGLPANLAAGVVMAALVPLGFVAGLLGPLAAPVNVLVGPLAAGLLGIVEAFGQAPVLAWGQVSPAGFVAYAVCAGAGVLWLLGRVRAPVALGTVLACALLLALPPRLHPAREMVYLDVGQGDATLIRLPHLTVLVDAGGSVGSDYDVGGRTVVPALRALGVRHLDVVVGTHADTDHIEGLNSVLRALPVGELWIGHNKAGDPVLDTLLAAAREEGVPVREVRRGDHVRSDGVDLSVLWPEGRVWSTEDNENSVALRVQSGAWSTAILGDLPDPAEDLIGVGKLNVLKVAHHGSRFSTDAELLRQTAPTDAVISVGRNTYGHPHPDVLGRLGAAGVRVWRTDQSGTIRWPIP
- a CDS encoding ComEA family DNA-binding protein — its product is MDSERSWILGLGAGVVLVSVLALGPALLPRPQVPTVTRAALPPVTAPASRTAASEPPTYPTTASVKPLISGRLNLNTASEEQLEALPRVGPVMAARIIAARPLRSLSDLDAVKGVGEATLNTLAPLVGF
- the uraH gene encoding hydroxyisourate hydrolase — its product is MAAHAGAGLSTHVLDTARGRPAQGVRVELWRVNAEERLRLTAAVTNADGRTDAPLIERGALQRGTYELTFFVAEYFADFAAAADPPFLDVVTLRFTVGRADAHYHVPLVMTPWSYSTYRGS
- the pucL gene encoding factor-independent urate hydroxylase, which translates into the protein MTQTQHPPRAQVRMGENQYGKADVRLFKVFRDEPRHEIKDVWVRALMTGDFDAAHVAGDNTDLIATDTVRNTIYALAKDQLTTSVEEFGKALIRHFVSAGPKVTGGSVHFTEHTWGRMLSGGQEHDHAFVRQMPKHTAWVEGDGQTFKVTSGIDELYVLKTTNSGWEGYLKEQYTSLPETNDRILATVVTAKWEYAAESCDYEDVWQRVMNALMDKFPDHYSPSVQNLLFVFGEEVLTRCPEISRIHFSFPNRHHIPYNLERYGVDNPNTIFHADAEPFGLIEGWVERA
- the uraD gene encoding 2-oxo-4-hydroxy-4-carboxy-5-ureidoimidazoline decarboxylase; the protein is MTHSPAPADRHSLAEINALSVPEFTAYFAGVLEHSPQYARAAAAARPFADAEAVATAFAHAVQADSEDAQLRLIRAHPDLAGKAALAGELTAESAHEQASAGLDRLTPEEFAEFNRLNAAYHDRFGLPYVVCVREHDKAGIFEGARRRLENTPEQERAAALHEIGRIARLRILDLIA
- a CDS encoding hotdog fold thioesterase → MSGGAPVLPDELQGRGTLVEHLGIIFLEASGTRVVAQMPVESRVHQPMGLLHGGASVALAETVASVGAYLNVCARGMVAVGLEINANHLRGVTSGTVTATGTPIFQGRTTEVWSIELVDERGKPVCVSRCTLAVIPAPQGGQSG
- a CDS encoding PaaI family thioesterase, giving the protein MTLTQDTPTDDSTPQSSSPPRTRTYTWADPLVGAGAAQDLSGLDYLRGMARGDFAAPPIGQTLGFRIRDEHDVQPGQVTFRMTPEEFHYNPIGSVHGGVYATLLDSALGCAIHTRLPAGVGYTTVDLAVKYLRPLRLGMGEVRAVGEVLSVSRQVATASAQVLDDSGKLYATATTTCLILRPTAASGATP
- the hemC gene encoding hydroxymethylbilane synthase, encoding MRTVTVGTRGSTLALAQTHWVVARLKEEWPETDFRIQTISTKGDRNRDRLITMARQGDKGFWIKEIEDALLSKRIDIAVHSLKDLPTAQPPELEIASIPKRVDARDVLIGKEGRKSLAELPQGARVGTSSIRRKAFLKAYRPDLQVVDLRGNIDTRLAALAGDEYDAIILAAAGLIRTEMRHRIDEFIEPDLMLPAPGQGALALETRAEDDLSVEVVYAIHDHTTDDRITAEREFLAGLGAGCMAPVGAHATVKGGILTLEGWVAALDGEQVIRGTTSGEVSECADLGAELAADMLDQGAQALVDAAHVEIAG
- a CDS encoding VOC family protein — encoded protein: MTSSPILDLAGLTLEVNHLARGVRFYTQVLGLHLRRHDPAAGVAEFTVNPHQTLTLWQPITRQASDERLAPLRPRGASHLHYAWQIEPDDLDACKPLLDAHGLEWQEIDLGTPDAPDRTLYFFDPFGHGLELRGVNRADARRPHFPPQPVDRPEFALPVMGLREVALAFGDYAGMRERLPGAYGFALAKEQPDRNFAQFTLGPEAEPDGDGTPRRWLYAWDPQVGLADMLGGDHALVRFYADVEAVARRVKAEGLPCIQDAHGLAVRDPEGHVFEFVAPT
- the proS gene encoding proline--tRNA ligase → MTKDGGGNKGKGQDKKAQQYGVTPQSVDFNDWYNEVVKKADLADNSPVAGAMVVKPYGSALWENIVRWLDDRFKATGHESLIFPTLIPMNFIAREADHVEGFAPELFTVNKIGTEELAEPYVMRPTSETIIGHMWSGWLNSYRDLPFLHYQWGSVFRAELRTKAFLRTSEFYWHEGHTAHADEAEARAEVRTILDLYHEFCRDVLALPVVRGEKSASERFAGAVATYSIEGMMRDGKALQSGTSHYLGQNFSRAFDVKFQTRDQKEDYAHTTSWAISSRIIGALIMTHGDDAGLMMPPRIAPIQVVIVPVGRKDNFDEMVAEGERLAAQLRQNGLRVKVDKRDGVTNGFKYNDWELKGVPVRIELGPRDLEAGVVVVKNRTSDDKETLERDLAVGGMQERLDGIQAWLLARATDFMLENTVTVDTYDEFKAAIEDGKWVRAFHCGDPESERKIKEDTKATVRNVPLDDAEFFNEREEGGVCVHTGKPAAYGKRILFGRQY
- a CDS encoding DUF2171 domain-containing protein; translated protein: MTQNDSAQAGQITERIAQELKQRLDQGGEHLQVKDSNGEHVGTVDHLEGDRVKLTKSDSSDGQHHYVPLSQVESMDGVAVYLNVTRDELQRGS